The Dickeya poaceiphila DNA window GGCGTTCTGAATGATCCGAATCTGACTGCGGCAATTACCGCCGCTGCAACTGGCACAGGCAGTTCAACTGCGTGGTCAGCTAAAACCACTGTCCAGCGTTACAACGATATCCTGACGCTGTTTACACGTCTGGTTAATCAGTTGCAGGGTCTGGTGTCGGAAAAAGATGAGCTGATCCTGACCATGTCGCCCGGCCTGCGCACTCTGCTGGGTGGCGCGACCGATTTCAATGTGTCGGTACTGAAAATGCTGGAAACCTATTTCAGCAATTTGACCATTGTCAGCCTGCCCCAGCTGTCAAGCGGTGGTGTTGAGACAATGATGTTTATCGCGCCCAAGGTTCTCGGCAATGAAACGGGCCTATTAGGTTTTGGTGAGAAAATGCGCATGGGTCGTATCATTCCGGGTCTGTCCTCATACAGCCAGAAAGTGACCTCGACCACCTACGGCGGCGTTATTCGGGTTCCGGCTGCTGTCGCTCAGATGACGGGCATGTGATATGCGCGGACGTCCACGTAAGCAACAAGACAATTCGGCCTCATTAGAGGCCGCTTCTTTTTCTGAATCAGGAAATTCTATGTCAGGTAAAATTCATGTTCGCCTCAATCACCCGCACGGTATTCATTTTGATGGCACGGGAGTGACCCTTAAAGGCAACGCGTTCCACTTGCTGGGACAGGAAAAAGGCGTGCTGCCAACCGGACTGTTTGGCCACACCGTTGTCGACGCCGATAAATGGGAGTTGGTCAAATCAACCTACCCCGATTTAATTAGAAATCTGGAGCGCAATAACACACTGGTTTATCACGCAGAAGATGCAAGTTCCGTTGCTGCTGCAAAAGAGCGCCGGGAATCTCGACATGGCCGCGAGCCTGTTGATGTTGAGAAAGACCCCACCGTCAAGACTAAAGAAGTCACCGACGAGGTTGCATAATTATGGGCGTCGTGGTGTTTGACGCTGCCGAATTCCTGACGAGTTACCCCAATTTTTCCACGCTGACCACCGGGCAATTGACTAACGCATTCAGCACCGCATGTCTGTATCTCGATAACACCGATGGGTCGATTAGTCCGTATGACCCGGATAACGGTGAGATTGAGCGTAAGACGTTGCTCTATTTGCTAACCGCTCATGTGTCGCAATCACTACAGTGGGCCGCTAAAGGCGTTTCGAGCCCATTATCAAGCGCATCTCAGGGGTCGGTGAGTTCGTCATTTGCTACGGCAGTTCCGGGAACCAAATCATGGTTTATGTTGACGGGATATGGCCAGCAATACTGGCAGGCTACGCGGAAATATGTGGTTGGTGGCAGATATCATGTGCAGCGATATTACCACCCTTGGGGGTGATTTATGGGTATTTCTGGCGGCGATAAAATGCTGTCGGCACTCCAGGCTATCGCAGAAAAGACGCAGATTAGTCTGAGTGCCGGTATTCTGGCGGGGGCGACAAATGAGGATATGGGGGAGCTAATTGCTCCGTATGCTGCTGCAAATGAATACGGCACTAAAACCATCCCCCCTCGTCCATTCATGCGTACATCGATTGATAACCACGCTAAAGACTGGTCACAGCAACTGGCTAAGTCATTGGATGGTATTGGTGCCGATCCAGGCGTGGTTAAAAAAGGGTTCGATAGGTTGGGATTAACCATAGTTCAGGATATTCGAGATTCGATTGAATCATCGATACCTCCCGCTAACGCCAAATCAACTATCGATGCAAAAATCAGAAAAGGCCGTAAAGAGCCAGATAAAACGCTGATTGACTCCGGTTCAATGCAACGCGCAGTGGATTATGAAATCAATGGGGGTGATGATGGATCTGTTTAATATCACATCCGGCGCGGTGTCACTCGTCAATGATTATGTCCCTGCGGTAATAAAAATAAACACCGGTTATGTTACTGCACCCAGCGGTAAGCGCACGCCGTCTTATTCTCAGGCTGATGTTTCAGTTCAATTGCAGGAATTGTCATCAATGGATTTGAAGCAAATGGATTCATTGAATGTGCAGGGGATTACTCGCGTTGCGTATGTACACGGGAATTTCAGCGCTATAAATCGTGCCAATCAAACTGGTGGGGATATTTTGGTCGTGAATGGAAATGAGTGGCTGATCGTTAAAATAGCAGAACTCTGGTATGACTGGTGCAAACTGATAATCAATTTGCAGAGGAAAACATGACGGCTACGATATCAATATCAGAGGATGATTTAACCACGGCTCTCCGTGGTTTTTTATTGTCTCTCGTTGATGTTTCTGATTGTGTCCTTGGTCAGGAAAATAATGTTCCAATGCCGGAAATTGGCACTGATTACATTGTAATGACGCCTATTGATTCCGTAGCCACGTCAACAAACAAATGGGTTCATGACGGTGAAAATGGACAGAAAAAAACAAACAGAAATAGTCAATGGCGATGTCAGATCGATTTTTACGGGCCTAACGCACAAAACAATGCGGTCATAATTTCAACCATGATTAGAGATGAGTATGCGGCTGGATGGTTTTCTTCAAATGGTTCCGCGCTATCGCCTCTGTATTCAAATGACCCGCACCAAACAACAATGATTAACGGTGAGCAGCAATATGAGCCGCGATGGACGATGGATTTTATCGGACAAACAAACCCGGTAATAACAACACCTCAGCAATATATGACCAGCGCAAATCCAAATGCCGTACCTGTAAACGTTCAATTTCCACCTCAAGGATAAAAAATGTCGATTTCGTTAAGTAAAATCGTGCAGATTCTGCCCGGTGTACTGGCTGCATCTGGATCTGCACTTGATGTTAATGGGTTAATTCTGTCCGGAGACACACGCATCCCTACCGGAGCTGTGTTAAATTTCACAACCGCCGATGACGTAAAATCTTATTTTGGCGCACTGTCCACTGAATACACGATGGCAGCAAAATATTTCAGCGGATATAACAATGCATCACGCTTGCCGGGTGAATTGCTGTTTGCTCAATATAATGAATTGGGAGTATCTGCGTGGTTGCGATCTGGCTCCATGGCATCGGTAACGATTGCTCAATTGCAGGCTATGAGCGGCACATTATCGCTGTCGATTAACAATACCACCGTAACTACAGGTAATATTAATCTGTCAGCGGTAACCAGTTTTGCCGCAGCCGCGACCGTCATCGAGAATGCAATTAACACGGTGAAATCATCGGCTCAGGTTAGCGTTCGATTCGATACAACACAGAAAAAATTTTATATTACAACCGTTTCATCCGGCTCTAATTCAGCCATCGGTTATGCATCTGGCACGCTGTCTGCAAGCCTGCTGCTGACATCGGCGACCGGGGCAAGCTTGTCTCATGGCGCTAACGCTGCCGTGGTTGCTGATTTGTTCACAACCATTCTCGACCAGAATCAAAATTGGGTGCTGTTTACTACGTCATTCATGCCGACAAAATCACAGGGTGAGGCATTAGCAGCATGGGTAACCGGACAAAACAACCGATTTGCGTACATCCTGATGGATAATTCGGTTTATGCCGTGACCAGCGGCAGCACGAATGCATATGCATACGACATTATCAATACATACAACGATGGCGGTACTATTCCCGTTTATGGAACGCAGGAATATGCGGCATCTTTGCTGGCAATTCCCGCATCATTTAATTTCGACCTGACTAATGGGCGTCGGTCGATTGCATTTCGCGTGCAAAGTGGTCTGGCATCGAATGTAAATACTAACGCTGATTATTCTTCGTTGATTACAAATGGATATAATTTCTACGGAAAATACGCTGCAAATAACATCGTAACCAATCAGTGGTATCCGGGTTCAATAACTGGTTCATATAAGTGGATCGACGCTTACATTGGTCAGATTTGGCTTAATGCTAATTTGCAAAGTGACATTATCACGCTATTCCAGTCTGAAATTTATTTGCCGTACAACGACGCTGGTCGAGCGGCTATTCAAAATTGCATGACCAGTACAGTTGAGCAGTTTAAATCTTGGGGTGGCATTTCTGCTGGCACTACGCTGGATGATAATCAGATTCTGGCTATTAACTCTATCGTCGGAACTGATGTATCGACATCATTAACGACAAAGGGGTATTACATTTATATAGGACCGTTTACTGCTGCAATGCGTAATGCGCGTACATCACCAACAGTTTATTTGTGGTATTGCGACGGTGGATTTATTCAGAAGCTGATCGTGAATTCAGTTGAGGTTCAATAATTATGGCAAATTCATTAACGGCTGCTGATGCCATTATTCAGTTGACTGTAACAAATCTCTATCCATCTGGTTTTCAGATGGAATCATTTGAGGCTCAGAATATTTTTGACATGGGCGACACTGATTTGGCAGAAACCATTCGTACCGCAGATGGCAAATTAACTGGCGGTTTTATTTTTGGTGACCTGCCATGGACATTTCACCTGACGGCTGATTCCCCGACGCGATCTAAATTAGATACGTGGTATACGACGCAGCAAACCAGCAAAGCGATTTTTCGCTGCAATGGAATTGTTTGGCTTCCGTCGCTTGGCATGAAATACACGATGACTAACGGGATATTAAAACGGTGGAAAGTCATTCCCGCCGCCGCTCGTATTTTGCAGCCTGTTACCGGGCTAATTGAATGGGAAACCGTGACGCCGGAGAATGCATAATATGGCTCGCAAAACGTTAACATTCAAAGTAGAGGCGAAAAACCGCGATGAGGGAAAAACTTTTCTCATCACTGAAATGCCTGCCAGACAAATTGAGGAGTGGGCTATTCGCGTTGTCAGTGCGTTAATGGCTGCAAATGTCGAGGTGCCACAACCAGTATATTCCGCAATCCAAAAATTGAGCGCTGGAGCGCCAGAAAATGAGGCGGATAATGAGCTATATAACGCCGTCCTCGTTTCGGGAATGGCGGCATTAGCAAAATTCGCACTTACCGCACTGGGGAAAATTCCGTTTGCGGAATCGAGGCCTCTGATGGATGAGCTGATGTCATGCATTCAGTTCCAGGCTACACCCACCACAACGATCCCGCTCGATGACTCTCATATTGAGGAAATGTCAACGCGATTCCGCCTGAAAACGGAGGTGTTGAAACTCCACGTGGGTTTCTTGAGCGCCGTCGCAAACTAGACATCGCGCCAATGGTGAGCGATGAAATCCGGGGGTTGGCTGATTATGTCAACATACCCCGGACTATTGCGACGGTCATTTCGGCAAATCGGGCCACGCTGCATGAGCTGGATACCGTCTACGGATTAGAGGATTTGTGGGCGCTGCTTGAAATAATCACTATCGACAATTACAACGCCGAAGTAGCGCGGCGACGGAGTGAACAATAATGCCAACTGTTGTTGACGCGCTGGTTGTAACATTTGGTCTGGATGCATCTGGATTCAATAAGGGTAAAAAGGATGTCGCGGACGGCATGAAATCCACCCGCGATAATTCAGAGCAAACTGCAAAATTCATGGAGCAGCAGGGTAAACGAGCGTCATCGTTTTTCGGGCTGATTCAGAAAGAACTTTTGGCTCTTGTTGGTCTTTCACTTACTGCTACCGGCGTCACGAGTTTTGTAAAAAACACCACAAATGGATTGATGGAGATATCCACCCAATCCAAAGCGCTGCGCATGTCGGCTCAGGAGCTGGATGGATGGCGAAAAGCTGCCGAGGCTGCAGGTTCGTCCGCTGAAAAAATGAGTGGCACGCTAGGTGGATTGCAGACCAACCTTGAGGCGATGCGGCAGGGCAAGTCAACGCCGATGTCAGAAGCACTGGCGATGCTCACGGCCAGCACGGGCGTTACCGTTGATTACAATGACAATGCCAGTCAAGCGATGGCGAAAATCGCATCTGGATTGCAGAAAGAAAAAAACCAAGACCGCGCCAGAACAATCGCGCAAATGCTGGGTATTGATGACGCCACACTGCAATCAATCCAGCGTGGCGAATTCATGCCGAATGTGCAGAAGTACACGGCTAAATCGGGGATAACAGATCAGGATATCGACACCGCGCGTAAATTTAACGTGCAGTGGACAGAACTACATCAAAATCTGGAAAAAACCGGCTACGTCATATTTAACGCACTATCTCCGTATGTTCAGCAGTTCACCAATTACCTACAGGAGCTGGCGACGTGGTTATCCAGTCATCCGCAGGAAATTAAATCCGCTATCCGCTCAGTGCTGGATACGTTCAGCGAAATCGCATCATACGTGCATAAAGGAGTTGAAGCGGTAAGTGGATGGAAAAATGCATTTGAAATTCTGATTGGATTGAAAGTAGCAAGTTGGGTTCTTGGGGTTGTCGGCGCGTTTGGGTCATTGCTGAAGCTTGGTGCTGGTGCCGCCGCTGGCTCTGGCGCTGCTGCTGCCGGTTCCGGCGTCGTCATGGCCATCGCTAAGCGTGTGGGATTACTGTCGCTGCTGGCTCCGTCTGACACGCAAAGCCAGACGGAAGAAATGTCTGAGTTAGAACGACTTAAGCGCAAAAATTGGAGTGCAAATAACCCCGGCATTGCTTATCCGGAATCACAATCACAGCATCAATTAGAGCAGATAAACGACACTCAGCAGCAGGGAAATTCGGCTCAAGACCGGCAGCATCAGGATGAAAAATCATTTTGGAGCAAGGCGCTTGACATGCTGGGGAAAATTGGCGATGCCATCATCACCCCGGCTGGGGCTGCGTCAATGACGCCAAACATCCCCGGCGTTACCGCACCACAGGCATCCGGCAAAGGTAAGGCCATGCTTGACTGGATGTCTGGCGAGTTCGGGCAACTTGAGGCGAAATACGGGCTTCCTGCTGGACTGCTTAAAAGTGTCGCTACTGTTGAGTCTGGCGGTAATCAATATGCTGTTTCTGGCGCTGGTGCTCAGGGATTATTTCAGTTGATGCCGGGTAC harbors:
- a CDS encoding DUF4054 domain-containing protein → MGVVVFDAAEFLTSYPNFSTLTTGQLTNAFSTACLYLDNTDGSISPYDPDNGEIERKTLLYLLTAHVSQSLQWAAKGVSSPLSSASQGSVSSSFATAVPGTKSWFMLTGYGQQYWQATRKYVVGGRYHVQRYYHPWG
- a CDS encoding phage neck terminator protein; translated protein: MQTDNQFAEENMTATISISEDDLTTALRGFLLSLVDVSDCVLGQENNVPMPEIGTDYIVMTPIDSVATSTNKWVHDGENGQKKTNRNSQWRCQIDFYGPNAQNNAVIISTMIRDEYAAGWFSSNGSALSPLYSNDPHQTTMINGEQQYEPRWTMDFIGQTNPVITTPQQYMTSANPNAVPVNVQFPPQG
- a CDS encoding DUF3383 domain-containing protein; protein product: MSISLSKIVQILPGVLAASGSALDVNGLILSGDTRIPTGAVLNFTTADDVKSYFGALSTEYTMAAKYFSGYNNASRLPGELLFAQYNELGVSAWLRSGSMASVTIAQLQAMSGTLSLSINNTTVTTGNINLSAVTSFAAAATVIENAINTVKSSAQVSVRFDTTQKKFYITTVSSGSNSAIGYASGTLSASLLLTSATGASLSHGANAAVVADLFTTILDQNQNWVLFTTSFMPTKSQGEALAAWVTGQNNRFAYILMDNSVYAVTSGSTNAYAYDIINTYNDGGTIPVYGTQEYAASLLAIPASFNFDLTNGRRSIAFRVQSGLASNVNTNADYSSLITNGYNFYGKYAANNIVTNQWYPGSITGSYKWIDAYIGQIWLNANLQSDIITLFQSEIYLPYNDAGRAAIQNCMTSTVEQFKSWGGISAGTTLDDNQILAINSIVGTDVSTSLTTKGYYIYIGPFTAAMRNARTSPTVYLWYCDGGFIQKLIVNSVEVQ
- a CDS encoding phage tail fiber protein, which gives rise to MANSLTAADAIIQLTVTNLYPSGFQMESFEAQNIFDMGDTDLAETIRTADGKLTGGFIFGDLPWTFHLTADSPTRSKLDTWYTTQQTSKAIFRCNGIVWLPSLGMKYTMTNGILKRWKVIPAAARILQPVTGLIEWETVTPENA
- a CDS encoding lytic transglycosylase domain-containing protein, which encodes MPTVVDALVVTFGLDASGFNKGKKDVADGMKSTRDNSEQTAKFMEQQGKRASSFFGLIQKELLALVGLSLTATGVTSFVKNTTNGLMEISTQSKALRMSAQELDGWRKAAEAAGSSAEKMSGTLGGLQTNLEAMRQGKSTPMSEALAMLTASTGVTVDYNDNASQAMAKIASGLQKEKNQDRARTIAQMLGIDDATLQSIQRGEFMPNVQKYTAKSGITDQDIDTARKFNVQWTELHQNLEKTGYVIFNALSPYVQQFTNYLQELATWLSSHPQEIKSAIRSVLDTFSEIASYVHKGVEAVSGWKNAFEILIGLKVASWVLGVVGAFGSLLKLGAGAAAGSGAAAAGSGVVMAIAKRVGLLSLLAPSDTQSQTEEMSELERLKRKNWSANNPGIAYPESQSQHQLEQINDTQQQGNSAQDRQHQDEKSFWSKALDMLGKIGDAIITPAGAASMTPNIPGVTAPQASGKGKAMLDWMSGEFGQLEAKYGLPAGLLKSVATVESGGNQYAVSGAGAQGLFQLMPGTARDLGLSGNDSFDPHKSAQAAAKYLNQLLSQTGGDLNKALAAYNWGIGNVQRKGLGNAPLETQMYVPKVLAGMPTGAAATAPRYQSPITQQSAAPVYNFGQVTVTSNPTSASALSKDLQQQAGNRSRVLGFTAGN